A DNA window from Legionella sp. MW5194 contains the following coding sequences:
- a CDS encoding universal stress protein, with the protein MYATILHATDLKENHFAMCQKAAAIAKSFGGTLHLLHVIEPPASLQLAQGLGFAELANPVKDDAVTVMNVLGEALAIPVSQQHVEIGSIKQLVLKKVKELGCSLVIIGSHTPGHLPAFLGSTAHAVVHHAPCDVLTLRI; encoded by the coding sequence GTGTACGCCACTATTTTGCATGCCACGGATTTAAAAGAAAACCATTTTGCCATGTGCCAGAAGGCCGCAGCCATTGCCAAGTCATTTGGAGGCACGCTCCATCTTCTGCACGTGATTGAGCCCCCTGCGTCATTGCAGTTAGCTCAGGGACTGGGTTTTGCTGAGTTGGCCAATCCAGTCAAAGACGATGCCGTAACCGTTATGAATGTGCTGGGCGAGGCTTTGGCTATTCCTGTGTCGCAGCAGCACGTCGAAATCGGCTCCATTAAACAACTGGTGCTCAAAAAGGTAAAGGAATTGGGCTGTAGTTTAGTGATTATCGGCAGCCACACGCCAGGGCATTTGCCGGCCTTTTTGGGAAGTACCGCCCATGCCGTCGTCCATCATGCACCCTGTGATGTGCTGACTTTACGCATCTAA
- the folK gene encoding 2-amino-4-hydroxy-6-hydroxymethyldihydropteridine diphosphokinase, whose amino-acid sequence MTCVYLGLGSNLGSAERQLRRALDALRTLPDTRLLQTAPFYRNQAWGRKAQPRFTNTVAAIQTRLSPQALLTHCHRIEHTQGRLRQIKWGARTLDIDILLFGSLIMDSLHLTIPHPRLLERDFACLPLLALNPHVTLPDGRLLSDALRF is encoded by the coding sequence ATGACTTGTGTTTATTTAGGTTTAGGCAGCAACCTCGGCTCAGCCGAGAGGCAATTACGCCGCGCCTTGGATGCCTTGCGAACTCTTCCTGACACCCGCCTTTTACAGACAGCGCCCTTTTATCGCAATCAGGCCTGGGGGAGAAAAGCTCAACCTCGGTTCACCAACACCGTGGCTGCTATTCAAACCCGCCTTTCCCCACAGGCCTTATTGACTCACTGCCATCGCATTGAACACACTCAGGGGCGCCTGCGTCAGATCAAATGGGGAGCACGAACCTTAGACATTGATATTTTGCTGTTTGGCTCGCTGATTATGGATAGCTTGCATCTAACCATCCCTCACCCGCGACTGCTGGAAAGGGATTTCGCCTGCCTGCCTCTGCTTGCTCTGAATCCACACGTAACACTACCGGACGGACGTCTACTGTCCGATGCCCTTCGCTTTTAA